A genomic stretch from Chrysiogenes arsenatis DSM 11915 includes:
- the hemG gene encoding protoporphyrinogen oxidase has protein sequence MTGNKIAIIGGGLSGLCCAWYLSRNPERQLTVYESAPEVGGKIQTFRNGEFTVESGPNGFLDSRKEILQLAHEIGLGERILPSNSASARRFICSEGKLREIFANPIKFMTSPLLSWPAKFRLALEHFAKPPQGEDETLETFGTRKLGRQAFERLIDPMASGIYAGNPATMSVRSCFPKIYEMERKYGSLTKALFSIKKERRQQGAAGGGPAGPAGVLTSFVGGMKDMADALRDGSRAEWKTNVPIQKVEKTADGRYCLTHANGQELYDAVVIATPAWDAADIVEQLDHEMAAHLRNILPSPIHVVAVAFNEHEVNADTNGFGFLVPGTENRKLLGSLWTSAIFQHRAPKGIFMTRCMVGGARQAHLAELDDEALVALVRQELQEIMGIDAHPVFTKVFRWQKGIPQYTLGHHQVVSWLEERCRTQHPGLLLTGNSYRGISLNDCVVDAARVASAIEATT, from the coding sequence ATGACCGGGAATAAAATAGCGATTATCGGCGGAGGGTTGAGCGGACTTTGTTGTGCGTGGTATTTGAGCCGCAACCCTGAACGTCAATTGACGGTGTATGAATCAGCTCCCGAAGTCGGCGGTAAAATCCAGACTTTTCGCAATGGTGAATTTACCGTGGAATCTGGGCCAAATGGCTTTTTGGACAGCCGCAAAGAGATCCTGCAATTGGCGCATGAAATTGGTTTGGGCGAGCGGATTCTCCCCTCAAACAGCGCCAGTGCCCGTCGCTTTATCTGCTCAGAAGGGAAACTACGCGAAATTTTCGCGAACCCGATCAAGTTTATGACCAGTCCGCTTCTGAGTTGGCCAGCGAAGTTTCGTCTGGCGTTAGAACATTTTGCCAAACCACCACAGGGCGAAGACGAAACGCTAGAAACCTTTGGGACGCGCAAACTTGGCCGTCAAGCGTTTGAACGCTTGATAGATCCAATGGCCAGTGGCATCTATGCCGGCAATCCGGCTACGATGAGTGTCCGTTCCTGTTTTCCGAAAATCTACGAGATGGAGCGGAAGTACGGTTCACTCACTAAAGCATTGTTTTCCATCAAAAAAGAGCGGCGTCAACAAGGAGCGGCTGGTGGTGGCCCTGCTGGTCCGGCGGGTGTATTGACATCGTTTGTTGGCGGAATGAAGGATATGGCCGATGCGCTGCGCGATGGATCACGCGCGGAGTGGAAAACGAATGTGCCAATTCAGAAAGTTGAAAAAACCGCCGATGGCCGCTATTGCCTTACCCACGCCAATGGACAGGAACTCTACGATGCCGTCGTGATTGCGACGCCAGCATGGGATGCGGCGGATATAGTCGAACAGCTCGATCATGAAATGGCAGCGCACTTGCGCAACATTCTCCCTTCGCCTATCCATGTCGTTGCCGTGGCATTTAATGAGCATGAAGTGAACGCCGATACGAATGGCTTTGGTTTCTTGGTGCCCGGCACAGAGAATCGCAAATTGCTCGGATCGCTGTGGACGAGCGCGATCTTTCAACATCGTGCTCCCAAAGGGATTTTTATGACGCGCTGTATGGTTGGTGGAGCGCGCCAAGCCCACCTTGCCGAGCTGGATGATGAGGCGTTAGTCGCACTCGTTCGCCAGGAGTTGCAAGAGATTATGGGGATCGACGCCCATCCGGTTTTCACAAAAGTCTTCCGCTGGCAAAAAGGGATTCCACAATATACTCTTGGGCACCATCAGGTGGTTTCGTGGCTGGAAGAGCGCTGCCGCACCCAGCATCCCGGCTTGCTCTTAACGGGGAATTCGTACCGTGGCATTTCACTGAACGACTGCGTTGTCGATGCCGCTCGCGTGGCGTCAGCCATTGAGGCGACGACATAA
- a CDS encoding phosphatidylglycerophosphatase A family protein produces the protein MKPLWDMLATGGYTGKMPFAPGTWGTLPGVALLWFTGSWLLSAKLALALFLILVGVFLSQKGIEYYNNEDPKQVVIDEIAGVYVAGMWWPPSALVLILAFLAFRFFDILKPWPVNRAEALPGAFGIMADDIVAGIYAAGVLFLLSFFLTY, from the coding sequence ATGAAACCACTGTGGGACATGCTTGCCACGGGCGGCTATACCGGCAAAATGCCCTTTGCACCTGGCACATGGGGAACACTTCCGGGCGTTGCCCTTTTATGGTTCACCGGCTCGTGGCTACTCTCCGCCAAGCTTGCACTGGCACTTTTCCTCATTCTGGTCGGTGTTTTCTTGTCACAAAAGGGGATTGAATATTACAACAACGAAGACCCAAAACAAGTCGTAATCGACGAAATTGCTGGCGTCTACGTTGCTGGGATGTGGTGGCCGCCAAGTGCGCTCGTCCTGATACTGGCATTTCTGGCTTTTCGCTTTTTTGATATCCTCAAACCCTGGCCCGTGAATCGTGCCGAGGCGCTCCCCGGCGCTTTCGGCATTATGGCCGATGATATCGTCGCCGGCATCTATGCGGCAGGCGTACTTTTTTTACTTTCATTTTTCCTAACGTATTAA
- the xseA gene encoding exodeoxyribonuclease VII large subunit, protein MLLKVRFGLRREYGTLSVRGEVFSVSRAPSGHTYLTLKEGDETLNVAFFKNRNFGDQTFKRGDMVACSGALDVYNSGLQLIATAIEPIGDGALYEEFLQLKAELANIGYFDTLKKKTIPPFVESIALITSESGAALQDILSTASDVLHVLTCTIYHTSVQGSGAAMEIARAISSASRSGVQVIAVSRGGGSLSDLHPFNSRIVAEAIFRSSVPVISAVGHETDVTIADLVADQRLETPTALGHFLATPYRRAREQLQQGRQRLERAIQSKVAHGTQLIQRREEVLRHRLEQRLANATLRASQCGRRIESIAMHQSRQREQHLAHLRSRILPLDPESTIDRYVFRIEGIAARLERAALWQWQQRASRLERLRTTITHLSPQRTLERGYAVLRTPDHKIVRSVQQATPGQDLEVLFADGTVSITIKQNNNEVRHEQNSHDKKRSRKTQK, encoded by the coding sequence CTGCTGCTCAAGGTGCGTTTCGGGTTGCGGCGGGAATACGGCACGCTCAGCGTTCGGGGTGAAGTGTTCAGTGTGAGTCGCGCCCCTTCGGGTCACACCTACTTAACCCTGAAAGAGGGCGACGAAACGCTGAATGTTGCGTTTTTCAAGAATCGCAATTTTGGCGATCAGACGTTTAAGCGTGGCGATATGGTGGCCTGCTCTGGTGCGCTGGATGTGTACAACAGTGGCTTGCAGTTAATTGCTACAGCGATTGAGCCAATTGGTGATGGTGCTTTGTATGAAGAGTTTTTGCAGTTAAAAGCAGAGCTTGCCAATATTGGATATTTTGATACACTCAAGAAAAAAACGATTCCGCCTTTCGTGGAATCTATCGCACTGATTACCAGCGAATCGGGCGCGGCACTACAGGATATCCTGTCGACCGCGTCCGATGTTTTACATGTGCTCACGTGTACCATTTATCATACTTCGGTTCAGGGAAGTGGCGCGGCCATGGAGATTGCTCGTGCTATAAGTAGTGCTTCCCGCTCTGGAGTACAGGTGATTGCCGTCAGCCGTGGTGGTGGTTCGTTGAGTGACCTGCATCCGTTTAACAGCCGTATCGTCGCCGAAGCGATTTTTCGTTCTTCCGTCCCCGTCATTTCTGCCGTGGGACACGAAACCGATGTCACCATTGCTGACTTAGTTGCCGACCAGCGACTGGAAACTCCTACGGCGTTAGGCCACTTTTTGGCAACCCCGTATCGGCGTGCACGTGAGCAGTTACAGCAGGGTCGCCAGCGTTTAGAGCGGGCGATACAGAGCAAAGTGGCTCATGGAACGCAGCTGATTCAGCGTCGAGAAGAGGTGCTTCGGCACCGTTTAGAGCAGCGCCTCGCGAATGCAACGCTCCGCGCCAGCCAGTGTGGTCGCCGGATTGAAAGTATCGCCATGCACCAGTCGCGGCAACGCGAACAACACCTCGCTCACCTGCGGAGTCGCATTCTACCGCTTGACCCGGAAAGTACCATCGACCGGTATGTGTTTCGGATTGAGGGGATCGCCGCACGACTCGAGCGCGCGGCATTGTGGCAGTGGCAGCAACGGGCAAGTCGATTGGAGCGGTTGCGGACAACCATTACGCACCTTTCGCCACAGCGGACGTTAGAACGTGGATACGCGGTTTTACGAACCCCAGATCACAAGATCGTTCGCAGCGTGCAGCAGGCAACACCGGGGCAGGATTTAGAAGTGCTTTTTGCCGATGGAACCGTATCTATAACTATTAAGCAGAATAATAATGAGGTTAGACATGAACAGAATTCCCATGACAAAAAAAGGTCTCGAAAAACTCAAAAATGA
- a CDS encoding potassium channel family protein, whose protein sequence is MGIADKRREQIFDTVSKTRFPIIILIMLCTIGTLGFMFIEDAPPFDSLYMTIITIATVGYGEVIDLSDSGRAFAAFLIISGAVTYIYAITLLISLVFNNNLIGNIKELRLERYVTKHLKDHFILVGFTKTSREVARSFLNREIPFVVIEANEELVKMANAFGCPLVLHLDRFSVDSLHRANIEKCRGVIVALESDEENISVTASVRVVEEELGRELMVISTALQSNAIAKLRAVGADYVLSPASLIGKKIAALATNPPASGHTSGLLESIVVGDHPMYESREVKVDERSPFWGKSLKDLQLRNKFGVTVIAGVRSDGELDMLPYGDYIFDRTGSLVIMGPREAMHDFLSFYHEGQTCELTQEA, encoded by the coding sequence ATGGGTATTGCGGACAAGCGTCGTGAACAGATATTCGATACCGTTTCAAAAACCCGCTTCCCGATCATTATTCTGATCATGCTCTGCACGATTGGGACGCTGGGGTTTATGTTCATTGAAGATGCCCCGCCTTTTGATTCTCTGTATATGACCATCATTACGATTGCGACGGTTGGCTATGGCGAGGTTATCGACCTTTCCGATAGCGGCAGAGCCTTTGCGGCATTTCTGATAATTTCTGGTGCGGTCACGTATATCTATGCCATTACGCTGTTAATATCTCTGGTGTTCAATAACAATCTCATCGGCAACATTAAAGAGTTACGATTGGAGCGGTACGTGACAAAGCATTTAAAGGATCATTTTATTCTTGTCGGTTTTACAAAGACGAGTCGTGAAGTGGCGCGGAGCTTCCTGAATCGGGAAATCCCGTTTGTCGTGATCGAAGCCAATGAAGAGTTGGTGAAAATGGCGAATGCCTTTGGCTGCCCGCTGGTGTTGCATCTGGACCGCTTTTCGGTTGATTCGCTGCATCGTGCCAATATCGAAAAATGTCGGGGCGTGATTGTGGCGCTGGAGTCGGACGAAGAAAACATTTCGGTTACCGCCTCGGTGCGTGTTGTTGAGGAAGAACTTGGTCGTGAACTGATGGTCATTAGTACGGCGTTGCAAAGCAATGCGATCGCCAAGCTGCGCGCGGTGGGGGCAGACTATGTGTTATCACCCGCCAGTCTTATCGGAAAAAAAATCGCTGCCTTGGCGACCAATCCACCGGCCTCGGGACATACCAGCGGCTTGCTGGAATCAATTGTCGTTGGTGATCACCCGATGTACGAATCGCGTGAGGTGAAAGTTGATGAGCGTTCCCCTTTCTGGGGCAAGTCGCTCAAAGATTTACAGCTCAGGAATAAATTCGGCGTGACGGTGATCGCGGGGGTTCGCTCGGATGGCGAGCTCGATATGCTTCCGTATGGCGATTATATTTTCGATCGCACTGGATCTTTGGTCATTATGGGGCCGCGCGAAGCGATGCACGATTTTCTTTCCTTCTATCATGAAGGGCAGACGTGCGAACTCACTCAGGAGGCATAG
- the ilvA gene encoding threonine ammonia-lyase: MTQTPQKPSRLDLVHEAQKRLCGEIINTPLLHSKTFSHMAHTNVFLKLENLQYTGAFKERGALNKILTLDDAQRQRGIIAASAGNHAQGVAYHCQRLGLPCTIVMPEHTPLIKVSNVRYHGAEVILHGGGYDDAYQKATTIGDERNLTFVHPFDDLSVIAGQGTIGLEILATNPDIDTVVIPVGGGGLASGIGIAVRETAPHIKIYGVQSAHAPAMYHSFKEGNRVEIASEGTIADGIAVKTPGDLTHYLLGMYLDDMFTVNDDEVAKAILNMLEIEKMVVEGAGVAALAAVISGKIPCGTNTAVIISGGNIDVTLLSRIINLGLTKTGRQTKIIVALPNRVGELHRVTGVLREMGASIVQALHDHSYSIDSLRVLDSAVEFTLETRGHDHIEAIYAALRGQGYRVYHPATRE; the protein is encoded by the coding sequence ATGACACAAACACCACAAAAACCTTCACGCCTTGACCTAGTACACGAGGCGCAGAAACGACTCTGCGGCGAAATCATCAATACGCCACTGCTCCACTCAAAAACCTTTTCCCACATGGCGCACACCAATGTTTTCTTAAAACTGGAAAACCTGCAATACACTGGCGCCTTCAAAGAGCGGGGCGCGCTGAACAAAATACTAACCCTTGACGATGCCCAGCGGCAACGCGGCATCATCGCCGCCAGCGCCGGCAATCACGCCCAAGGCGTCGCCTACCACTGCCAGCGGCTCGGCCTGCCGTGTACCATTGTTATGCCGGAACACACACCACTCATCAAAGTTTCCAACGTCCGTTACCACGGTGCCGAAGTGATTCTGCATGGCGGCGGCTACGACGATGCCTACCAGAAAGCGACCACCATCGGCGACGAGCGGAACCTCACTTTCGTCCATCCCTTTGATGACCTGAGTGTCATTGCGGGACAAGGGACCATCGGGCTGGAGATTCTTGCCACGAATCCCGACATCGACACCGTCGTCATCCCCGTTGGCGGCGGCGGGCTCGCTTCCGGCATCGGCATCGCGGTACGCGAAACAGCTCCGCACATCAAAATCTACGGCGTGCAAAGCGCGCATGCCCCCGCCATGTACCACTCATTCAAAGAAGGAAACCGCGTCGAAATCGCGTCGGAAGGAACCATTGCCGACGGTATTGCCGTCAAAACTCCCGGCGATCTCACCCACTATTTGCTCGGCATGTACCTTGACGACATGTTCACCGTGAACGACGACGAAGTTGCCAAAGCCATTTTGAACATGCTCGAAATCGAAAAAATGGTTGTGGAAGGGGCGGGAGTTGCGGCGCTCGCTGCCGTCATCAGCGGGAAAATCCCCTGCGGAACCAACACCGCGGTGATCATCAGTGGCGGCAATATCGACGTCACCCTGCTTTCGCGGATTATCAACCTTGGCCTCACCAAAACCGGTCGCCAGACGAAAATCATCGTTGCCCTGCCAAATCGTGTCGGCGAACTACACCGCGTCACCGGCGTGCTCCGCGAAATGGGAGCCAGCATTGTGCAAGCGCTGCACGACCATTCCTATTCCATCGACTCGCTACGCGTACTGGACTCTGCTGTGGAATTCACGCTGGAAACACGTGGACATGACCATATCGAAGCCATCTACGCCGCTCTGCGCGGACAAGGATATCGCGTGTACCATCCGGCAACGCGGGAGTAG
- the greA gene encoding transcription elongation factor GreA — translation MNRIPMTKKGLEKLKNELDHYKAVERPRVKEEVAVARAHGDLKENAEYHAARDKQSFVEGRIEELEDKIGRAEVIDSSKLGNDKVVFGATVSLLNLETDEEIRYTIVGDDEADYKNNMLAVTSPIAQSLIGKRVGDEAVVHAPKGNVEYEILAITIE, via the coding sequence ATGAACAGAATTCCCATGACAAAAAAAGGTCTCGAAAAACTCAAAAATGAGTTGGATCACTACAAAGCGGTGGAACGCCCCCGCGTCAAAGAAGAAGTGGCTGTGGCACGTGCGCATGGTGACTTAAAAGAAAATGCTGAATACCACGCGGCACGCGATAAACAGTCGTTTGTGGAAGGGCGCATCGAAGAGTTAGAAGACAAAATTGGCCGTGCCGAAGTGATAGACTCCAGCAAACTCGGCAACGACAAAGTTGTTTTTGGCGCGACCGTATCTTTGCTCAATTTGGAAACGGACGAAGAAATCCGGTACACCATCGTTGGTGACGATGAAGCGGACTACAAGAATAATATGCTTGCCGTCACCAGCCCCATTGCTCAGAGCCTTATAGGCAAGCGAGTTGGCGATGAAGCAGTTGTCCATGCCCCGAAAGGGAACGTGGAGTATGAAATTTTAGCGATTACTATCGAGTAG
- a CDS encoding dipeptidase: MQDALTYLATNRERFLEELHQFLAIPSVSSDPAHVADMVRCAEFAAELLRQAGINDAAVLPTAGHPVVVGSWRGVPDAPTVMIYGHYDVQPADPYELWHSDPFAPFVDGEYIIARGATDNKGQLFMHIKVIEALLATTGTLPVNVVFLLEGEEEVSSTNLPAFLQEHQEALRADLVVISDSGMYAKGQPTITTGLRGLCYLEVIVQGPNRDLHSGIYGGAVANPAEILCRLIAQAKDADGRILIPGIYDDVAELSYAERRDLARVPFDEMEYKADLDVAELWGEAGYTPPERTGIRPTFEVNGIWGGFTGVGAKTVLPAVATAKVSCRLVPDQQPEKIAQCVEAFFRAQAPQAVTITVVHHSGGYPVVTPNDLPALTHARRALTEAFGKEPYLVREGGSVPIVADFRTILGMESLLIGFCLPEARIHSPNESFHLPTAWTGMEALVRLYQYMGE, encoded by the coding sequence ATGCAAGACGCATTGACGTATCTGGCAACCAATCGGGAACGATTTCTCGAAGAGCTCCATCAGTTCCTTGCTATCCCCTCTGTTTCCAGCGACCCGGCGCATGTCGCTGATATGGTGCGCTGCGCAGAGTTTGCCGCCGAACTCCTGCGTCAGGCGGGCATCAACGATGCCGCCGTGCTGCCGACGGCAGGTCATCCCGTGGTGGTTGGGAGCTGGCGCGGTGTACCCGATGCGCCGACTGTCATGATCTATGGCCATTACGACGTGCAACCTGCCGACCCCTATGAACTGTGGCACAGCGATCCGTTTGCGCCATTCGTGGACGGCGAGTATATCATCGCGCGTGGTGCGACCGACAATAAAGGTCAGCTCTTTATGCACATCAAGGTGATTGAAGCCTTGCTGGCGACTACCGGAACCTTGCCTGTCAACGTCGTGTTTCTCCTGGAAGGGGAAGAAGAAGTTTCGAGCACCAATTTACCAGCATTTCTCCAAGAACATCAGGAAGCGCTGCGCGCCGATCTGGTGGTTATTTCTGACAGCGGCATGTATGCCAAAGGGCAGCCGACCATTACGACTGGGCTGCGCGGGTTGTGCTACCTCGAAGTCATTGTGCAGGGGCCGAACCGCGATTTGCACTCTGGCATTTACGGCGGTGCAGTCGCCAATCCCGCCGAAATCCTTTGCCGTCTGATTGCTCAGGCCAAAGATGCGGATGGACGGATACTGATTCCCGGCATCTATGATGACGTGGCGGAACTCAGCTACGCCGAGCGGCGCGACCTCGCACGTGTGCCGTTTGATGAAATGGAATATAAAGCCGATCTCGACGTCGCCGAACTTTGGGGCGAAGCGGGCTATACGCCACCGGAGCGCACCGGCATTCGCCCGACATTTGAAGTGAACGGTATCTGGGGCGGGTTTACTGGCGTAGGTGCCAAAACCGTGCTTCCTGCCGTGGCGACCGCCAAAGTGTCGTGCCGCCTCGTTCCCGACCAGCAGCCAGAAAAAATCGCGCAGTGCGTCGAAGCGTTTTTCCGTGCGCAGGCACCGCAAGCCGTAACGATTACAGTGGTGCACCATTCCGGTGGTTATCCGGTTGTGACACCGAACGACCTGCCTGCGCTGACGCACGCTCGCCGCGCCCTGACGGAAGCCTTCGGTAAAGAACCGTATCTGGTACGTGAAGGGGGATCGGTTCCGATTGTCGCCGATTTTCGCACTATCCTTGGGATGGAAAGCCTCTTGATTGGCTTTTGCTTGCCGGAAGCACGCATCCATTCGCCGAACGAATCGTTCCACCTGCCAACAGCGTGGACGGGCATGGAAGCGCTGGTACGACTGTATCAGTACATGGGGGAGTAG
- a CDS encoding DUF6394 family protein, which yields MEWNKVFSVFFILMALTTLVGYIVDQDVYALVIGISMNLVATTIKLGSRTTLGNELLAASLVADLHLLPAAMIHFLAPEREMLAIAMVMGAVVANVISVILVICETVLDTVKQQKKTYW from the coding sequence ATGGAATGGAACAAGGTTTTTTCGGTTTTCTTTATTCTAATGGCACTTACAACGCTGGTTGGGTATATCGTTGATCAGGATGTGTATGCGTTAGTCATTGGTATTTCCATGAATCTGGTGGCAACGACGATCAAGCTTGGCTCGCGCACGACATTGGGGAACGAGCTTTTGGCTGCATCACTGGTGGCCGACTTGCATTTGCTGCCAGCCGCCATGATCCATTTTCTTGCTCCAGAACGCGAAATGCTCGCGATTGCGATGGTGATGGGAGCGGTGGTTGCCAATGTTATCAGTGTGATTTTGGTGATCTGCGAAACCGTACTGGATACAGTAAAACAACAGAAAAAAACCTACTGGTAA
- a CDS encoding CinA family nicotinamide mononucleotide deamidase-related protein yields MKHAAVFAIGNELLGGYVLNGNAKYLSELLESHGYSVTRHLVVGDDITVIANAFRELAQDHHLVMVTGGLGPTSDDKTREGVAWALGVELQQDFASLDRLEALMASRNRAVKEAHKLMTFFPQGATIVPNDVGAADGFYFTINECCFLCMPGVPVEMQAIADRFFREHLPEDSSYIATTILSYYGIPESDIMDKIPHLMEGTRHTIGLLPNDGIVRIRIVSRSDFSQGDATEIGQTVVGEILPLFPSENLFSSSNLDLNETIVQRLIRSGKQVALAESCSGGKLADAIISVPGASAIFPYGAVFYSNEAKQRLLGVPQHTLETYGAVSAETAAAMAESIQRLANADYGVSTTGIAGPSGGSAEKPVGTVYIGIATPSGVRVKHVLLRGNRELIRRRATQAALFELYDALEK; encoded by the coding sequence ATGAAACATGCCGCCGTTTTCGCCATCGGCAATGAACTTCTGGGCGGCTACGTCCTGAATGGAAATGCAAAATACCTCTCAGAACTTCTTGAAAGCCACGGCTACAGTGTCACGCGCCATTTGGTCGTCGGTGACGATATTACCGTCATTGCCAATGCTTTTCGCGAACTCGCTCAGGATCACCATTTGGTCATGGTGACTGGCGGTCTTGGCCCAACCTCAGACGACAAAACTCGTGAAGGGGTGGCGTGGGCGCTCGGCGTTGAACTGCAGCAAGACTTTGCCTCACTCGACCGCCTTGAAGCGCTGATGGCGAGTCGCAACCGTGCCGTCAAAGAAGCGCATAAGCTCATGACTTTTTTCCCGCAGGGAGCCACCATCGTCCCCAACGACGTCGGCGCAGCCGATGGATTTTACTTCACCATCAACGAGTGCTGTTTCCTTTGCATGCCCGGCGTTCCCGTTGAAATGCAAGCCATTGCCGATCGCTTTTTCCGCGAGCATTTACCAGAAGATAGCTCGTACATTGCCACGACAATCCTCTCCTACTACGGCATACCCGAGTCTGACATCATGGATAAAATTCCCCACCTGATGGAAGGAACGCGCCACACGATTGGGCTCCTCCCCAATGACGGTATTGTCCGAATACGCATTGTCAGCCGTTCTGACTTCTCACAAGGTGATGCCACTGAAATTGGACAAACCGTTGTCGGCGAAATCCTTCCGCTTTTCCCTAGCGAGAACCTTTTTTCGAGCAGTAATCTTGATCTGAACGAAACGATTGTTCAACGCCTCATCCGCTCTGGAAAACAGGTGGCGCTGGCCGAATCATGCAGCGGTGGCAAGCTCGCGGATGCCATCATTTCTGTTCCAGGCGCTTCTGCCATTTTCCCGTATGGTGCGGTGTTTTATTCCAATGAAGCCAAACAGCGACTGCTTGGTGTCCCACAACACACCCTTGAAACCTACGGTGCCGTGAGTGCCGAAACGGCGGCAGCGATGGCGGAGTCGATCCAACGGCTGGCCAATGCCGACTACGGCGTATCAACAACTGGGATCGCTGGGCCAAGTGGCGGTAGCGCAGAAAAACCTGTCGGAACTGTCTATATCGGTATTGCCACGCCAAGCGGCGTGCGCGTCAAACACGTTCTTTTGCGGGGCAATCGCGAGCTTATCCGTCGCCGTGCCACACAAGCGGCACTGTTTGAACTTTACGATGCCTTGGAAAAGTAG
- the hemH gene encoding ferrochelatase translates to MKLGVLLLNMGGPDSIESVLPFLQNLFNDPRILGIKNGVLRRTLASYIISKRIAGSIANYEKIGGKSPILEHTQALAVTLEEILRANGCDALVRPAMRYTPPRTPEVVAELVAAGCEHIVAVSLYPQESMTTTGSSIDDDFMSAMVAYPEVSTSTVRHYPDYPGYIAALQQRIDEAVAPLPEKPFFLFSAHSLPRKIIDRGDPYLAHIHRTVSAVMALYPNTSHELVFQSKATRGKWLEPDIAKVLPQLIAGGMKHILVIPISFVSDHIETLYELDMEYREIAEQHDVATYTVMPGLNGSELFAQALAEMIQKELLHDRE, encoded by the coding sequence ATGAAACTTGGCGTACTACTGCTCAATATGGGTGGTCCCGATTCGATTGAGTCGGTATTGCCATTTCTGCAAAATCTTTTCAATGACCCACGCATTCTTGGGATAAAAAATGGTGTACTTCGCCGCACGTTGGCGAGTTACATTATTTCTAAGCGAATCGCGGGGTCGATTGCAAATTATGAGAAAATTGGTGGGAAGAGTCCGATTTTAGAACATACTCAAGCGCTTGCCGTCACCTTGGAAGAGATCTTGCGCGCGAATGGCTGTGACGCGCTGGTGCGACCCGCTATGCGGTATACGCCGCCGCGCACCCCAGAAGTTGTTGCTGAACTGGTAGCGGCGGGCTGTGAGCATATCGTTGCGGTGAGTTTGTATCCGCAGGAATCAATGACGACCACTGGTAGCTCTATTGATGATGACTTCATGAGCGCGATGGTAGCCTATCCTGAGGTTTCGACCAGCACAGTGCGCCATTATCCTGACTATCCGGGCTATATCGCCGCTTTACAGCAACGGATTGACGAGGCGGTTGCCCCGCTTCCCGAAAAGCCGTTCTTCCTCTTTTCGGCGCACTCGCTGCCACGAAAGATCATTGATCGCGGCGATCCCTACCTCGCGCATATCCATCGGACAGTAAGTGCCGTGATGGCACTGTATCCGAACACATCGCACGAATTGGTATTTCAAAGTAAAGCGACGCGCGGCAAGTGGTTAGAGCCAGATATTGCGAAGGTGCTGCCGCAACTTATTGCTGGAGGGATGAAGCATATTTTGGTCATTCCCATCAGTTTTGTTTCTGACCACATTGAAACACTGTACGAACTTGATATGGAATATCGTGAAATTGCGGAACAGCATGACGTTGCCACGTATACTGTTATGCCGGGGCTGAATGGGAGCGAGTTGTTTGCTCAGGCGTTAGCGGAGATGATTCAGAAGGAGCTTTTGCATGACCGGGAATAA